The DNA region TGGAGCATTCGATAGACTTCATAAGGGCCACAGAGCTTTACTAGATACTGCCGTTAAGCTGGCCGATAGCTTGATGGTTGGTCTGGCTGACGGTCCCCTACTGGCGGGGAAGGCCTTCAGGGAGAGGATACTGCCCTTCGATGAGAGAAGGGCCCTGCTGAGCAGCTACCTCACCGGGAAAAATATATCCTTCCAGATAGTTAAAATCGTTGAACCGATAGGTCCGGCGGGGACCGATGAGGAGGCCGATCTAATAGTTGTATCACCAGAGACATATGAAAGAGCTCTCATGATAAATGAAGAGAGGAGAAGAAATGGGCTGAGAGAACTCTTCATAGTTGTAGTGCCGACTGTTCTGGCCGAGGATGGCGCTCCTCTGAAATCTCATAGAATTAGGGCAGGAGAGATAGATCTTGAGGGCAGGCTCATTAAGGGGTAAATGCGCTATATTTTTCTTCTACTCAATAGGGGCTACGGCCGGTGTTAGGGTTGTATGTCGAGCCTGGAACCCATCTAATGCAGGGTGATGAAGCGATAGTAGAGGGCGCACTAATTGCAGGATGCCGGTTTTTCGCTGGTTATCCGATTACGCCAGCTACAGAGATCGCTGAAAGGATGTCTAGGCGTATGCCCCAAGTCGGTGGAGTGTTCATGCAGATGGAGGATGAATTGGCATCTATAATGGCGATCATCGGCGCTTCTTGGGCGGGAAGGAAGTCCATGACCGCTACCAGCGGGCCAGGATACTCCTTAATGCAGGAGGGTCTCGGTTACGCGATAATAACGGAGACTCCCATTGTGATAGTGGATGTTCAGAGGGGTGGGCCCTCTACCGGGCTCGTGACCCTGCCCTCTCAAGGAGATGTGATGCAGGCCAGATGGGGTAGCCACGGCGACTACGCTACCATAGCATTGGCCCCGTCTAGCGCTCAAGACATGTTTGATTTAGCTATCAAAGCCTTCAACCTATCTGAGATTTACAGGAACCCTGTGATAATACTCGCAGATGAGGTGATCGCCCATGTCAGGGAACCTGTCAAAGTCCCCCCACATGAGGAGATAGAGGTAGTCGAGAGAAGGAGACCTAATGTCCCACCGGAGGACTACATACCTTATCTCCCGGATCCGGGCGAGTGGGTGGCTCCCATGCCTGCATTTGGAGAGGGTTATAACGTACTGGTAGAGAGCGTGATGCACGATGAGTTCGGTCACAGGATAGGGACCGATCACGTGGCCGCTGAGAGAACGATAAAGAGGATCTATTACAAGATAGAGAAGAACGTAGACAAGATATCGATGTACGAGAAGAGGTACATGGAGGATGCAGAAGTTGCCGTCGTTGCCTACGGTTCTACAGCGAGGACTGCCCTTAGAGCTGTCAGAGAAGCCAGAAACCAAGGTATAAAGGCTGGTCTGATAAGGATGATCACGCTATGGCCCTTCTATGATAGTCTCATAGAGGAGACCGCCAATCAGGTTAAGGCCATAGTTGTGCCCGAGATGAACATGG from Thermoproteota archaeon includes:
- a CDS encoding pantetheine-phosphate adenylyltransferase; translated protein: MEGRSCCEKPFRKAIVGGAFDRLHKGHRALLDTAVKLADSLMVGLADGPLLAGKAFRERILPFDERRALLSSYLTGKNISFQIVKIVEPIGPAGTDEEADLIVVSPETYERALMINEERRRNGLRELFIVVVPTVLAEDGAPLKSHRIRAGEIDLEGRLIKG
- a CDS encoding 2-oxoacid:acceptor oxidoreductase subunit alpha, which produces MQGDEAIVEGALIAGCRFFAGYPITPATEIAERMSRRMPQVGGVFMQMEDELASIMAIIGASWAGRKSMTATSGPGYSLMQEGLGYAIITETPIVIVDVQRGGPSTGLVTLPSQGDVMQARWGSHGDYATIALAPSSAQDMFDLAIKAFNLSEIYRNPVIILADEVIAHVREPVKVPPHEEIEVVERRRPNVPPEDYIPYLPDPGEWVAPMPAFGEGYNVLVESVMHDEFGHRIGTDHVAAERTIKRIYYKIEKNVDKISMYEKRYMEDAEVAVVAYGSTARTALRAVREARNQGIKAGLIRMITLWPFYDSLIEETANQVKAIVVPEMNMGKIVREVDRASKGQAKVMSVPKVGGVLHHPDEILAAIKSAVR